The following coding sequences are from one Streptomyces sp. V3I7 window:
- a CDS encoding phosphotransferase family protein — translation MSPDHPPGLDLDRLRVLLERERPGLIDGPLTGRLIEGGRSNLTYAVSDGTSKWVVRRPPLGHVLATAHDMKREHRVISALHPTDVPVPRPVLLCEDEEVLGAPFYVMDFVEGTPYRTAGQLAPLGEKRTRDAVLSLVDTLVELHAVDPAEVGLADFGRPEGFLDRQLRRWGKQLDGSRNRELAGIDELHSALGRALPDSPAPTVVHGDYRLDNVLIGADDQIKAILDWEMSTLGDPLTDLGLLAMYSMPLDTPDSPVSTTAEAPGHPTPAELIERYAARSGRDVSDVSWYTAFAWFKLAVILEGIHYRYTLGQTVGRGFDRIGDLVPVFIEHGLTTLQEG, via the coding sequence ATGAGCCCCGATCACCCGCCCGGACTCGATCTCGACCGGCTGCGTGTCCTGCTCGAGCGTGAGCGGCCCGGTCTGATCGACGGCCCGCTGACCGGCCGGCTGATCGAGGGCGGGCGGTCGAATCTGACGTACGCCGTCTCCGACGGCACGTCGAAGTGGGTCGTACGGCGCCCTCCGCTCGGCCATGTCCTCGCCACCGCGCACGACATGAAGCGCGAGCACCGGGTGATCAGCGCGCTGCACCCGACGGACGTCCCGGTGCCGCGCCCGGTGCTGCTGTGCGAGGACGAGGAGGTGCTCGGGGCGCCGTTCTACGTCATGGACTTCGTCGAGGGCACCCCGTACCGCACCGCCGGCCAGCTCGCCCCGCTCGGCGAGAAGCGCACCCGCGACGCCGTGCTGTCCCTCGTCGACACCCTCGTCGAGCTGCACGCGGTCGACCCCGCCGAGGTGGGCCTCGCCGACTTCGGCCGCCCCGAGGGCTTCCTGGACCGCCAGCTGCGCCGCTGGGGCAAGCAGCTGGACGGCTCCCGCAACCGTGAGCTGGCCGGCATCGACGAGCTGCACTCCGCCCTCGGCCGCGCCCTGCCCGACTCCCCCGCGCCGACCGTCGTGCACGGCGACTACCGGCTGGACAACGTCCTCATCGGAGCCGACGACCAGATCAAGGCGATCCTCGACTGGGAGATGTCGACGCTGGGCGACCCGCTCACCGACCTCGGCCTGCTGGCGATGTACAGCATGCCGCTCGACACCCCCGACTCGCCGGTCTCCACCACCGCCGAGGCCCCCGGGCATCCGACTCCGGCCGAGCTGATCGAGCGGTACGCCGCGCGCTCGGGGCGCGACGTCTCGGACGTCTCCTGGTACACGGCGTTCGCCTGGTTCAAGCTCGCCGTGATCCTGGAGGGCATCCACTACCGGTACACGCTGGGCCAGACGGTGGGGCGCGGCTTCGACCGCATCGGCGACCTCGTCCCCGTCTTCATCGAGCACGGACTGACCACTCTTCAGGAAGGCTGA
- a CDS encoding acyl-CoA dehydrogenase, which yields MDFAFDARTEELRHKLLAFMDEYVYPAEAVAEEQRAALDSPWDTPAVVEELKAEARRQGLWNLFLPDAEYGAGLTNLQYAPLAEITGRSPQLAPTALNCAAPDTGNMEVLAQFGTDEQKKQWLEPLLAGEIRSAFAMTEPEVASSDATNITTHIERDGDEYVITGRKWYISGAMNPDCKIFIVMGKTDPDGADIRRQQSMVLVPRDTPGVTVKRAMQVFGYEDHWHGGHAEVVFDHARVPVSNLIGEEGGGFAIAQARLGPGRIHHCMRLIGMAERAIELMCRRAVSRTAFGKALAQQGVVQNWIADARVTVEQLRLLVLKTAWLMDTVGNKGAHTEIQAIKIATPRAVVDILDRAIQLHGAGGVSQDFPLAELYAGARTLMLADGPDEVHQRSLARRELKKYL from the coding sequence ATGGACTTCGCGTTCGACGCGCGCACCGAGGAACTGCGGCACAAGCTGCTCGCCTTCATGGACGAGTACGTCTACCCGGCCGAGGCGGTCGCCGAGGAGCAGCGGGCCGCGCTGGACTCACCCTGGGACACCCCGGCGGTGGTCGAGGAGCTGAAGGCCGAGGCGCGCAGGCAGGGCCTGTGGAACCTCTTCCTGCCGGACGCCGAGTACGGCGCCGGGCTCACCAACCTCCAGTACGCCCCGCTCGCCGAGATCACCGGCCGCTCCCCGCAGCTCGCGCCCACCGCGCTGAACTGCGCGGCGCCGGACACCGGCAACATGGAGGTGCTGGCGCAGTTCGGCACCGACGAGCAGAAGAAGCAGTGGCTGGAGCCGCTGCTGGCCGGTGAGATCCGCTCGGCGTTCGCCATGACCGAGCCGGAGGTGGCCTCCTCCGACGCCACGAACATCACCACGCACATCGAGCGGGACGGCGACGAGTACGTCATCACCGGCCGCAAGTGGTACATCTCCGGGGCGATGAACCCGGACTGCAAGATCTTCATCGTGATGGGCAAGACGGACCCGGACGGAGCGGACATCCGCCGCCAGCAGTCCATGGTCCTCGTCCCCCGCGACACCCCGGGCGTCACGGTCAAGCGCGCGATGCAGGTCTTCGGTTACGAGGACCACTGGCACGGCGGCCACGCCGAGGTCGTCTTCGACCACGCGCGCGTGCCGGTGTCGAACCTGATCGGTGAGGAGGGCGGCGGTTTCGCCATCGCCCAGGCCCGGCTCGGTCCCGGCCGGATCCACCACTGCATGCGGCTGATCGGCATGGCGGAGCGGGCGATCGAGCTGATGTGCCGCCGCGCGGTGTCCCGTACCGCCTTCGGCAAGGCGCTGGCCCAGCAGGGCGTGGTGCAGAACTGGATCGCGGACGCCCGGGTGACGGTCGAGCAGCTGCGGCTGCTGGTGCTGAAGACGGCCTGGCTGATGGACACGGTCGGCAACAAGGGCGCCCACACGGAGATCCAGGCCATCAAGATCGCCACCCCGCGCGCGGTGGTCGACATCCTCGACCGCGCGATCCAGCTGCACGGCGCGGGCGGCGTGAGCCAGGACTTCCCGCTGGCCGAGCTGTACGCCGGCGCCCGTACGCTGATGCTGGCCGACGGGCCGGACGAGGTGCACCAGCGCTCGCTGGCGCGGCGGGAGTTGAAGAAGTACCTGTGA